From the Synechococcus sp. HK01-R genome, one window contains:
- a CDS encoding CCA tRNA nucleotidyltransferase, with protein MELPGIPPGLLVTLQTTAVASGISRLALVGGAVRDALLHHEHLDPWRGLPDLDLVVEGSAPELAMALRRLCGHERVPELRAHGAYGTVELVLDGVLLDLAGARQEQYPAPGFNPVVEPGPLERDLERRDFTVNAMALELPLLEGGEPRLLDPHGGQQHLARRKLMFLHAGSVADDPTRLIRAARYAARLGFELAPEALEQVGSTLAVWPWGWRPGDPPNQAPPALATRLRMELELLLGKEPWPVALEHLQHWGCLVLLDDALQADTRLVRHCHQAQRLGVPLLTALVAAASDPVALAARLQLPQQQQRDLEALVAMRHWLAQQERQSGLAGWRAAEWTQALEARAVRPDVAALAVCALLREGGATAWRPLLRWWGRWRHVSAPLSARQLIAQGWTPGPALGAELDRQRLQALRAQQR; from the coding sequence GTGGAGCTCCCCGGCATTCCCCCAGGCTTGCTGGTCACTCTCCAGACCACGGCAGTTGCCAGTGGGATCTCACGTCTAGCCCTGGTGGGCGGAGCCGTGCGTGATGCCCTGCTGCACCACGAACACCTGGACCCCTGGCGGGGCCTGCCCGATCTCGACCTGGTGGTGGAGGGATCGGCGCCGGAACTGGCGATGGCCTTGAGGCGCCTGTGCGGTCATGAACGGGTGCCGGAGCTGCGGGCCCATGGGGCCTATGGCACCGTCGAGCTGGTGCTGGATGGGGTACTGCTTGATCTGGCCGGAGCGCGTCAGGAGCAGTACCCGGCCCCTGGCTTCAACCCTGTGGTGGAGCCCGGCCCCCTGGAGCGTGATCTGGAACGTCGCGACTTCACCGTGAATGCAATGGCCCTGGAGCTCCCCCTTCTGGAGGGGGGCGAGCCCCGCTTGTTGGATCCCCATGGTGGCCAGCAGCATCTCGCCCGTCGAAAGCTGATGTTTCTGCATGCGGGAAGCGTTGCCGATGACCCCACCCGGCTGATCCGGGCGGCCCGCTACGCCGCCCGGTTGGGGTTTGAACTGGCCCCTGAGGCTTTGGAACAGGTGGGCAGCACCCTGGCGGTCTGGCCCTGGGGGTGGCGACCGGGAGATCCGCCGAACCAGGCGCCGCCCGCGTTGGCCACCCGCTTGCGCATGGAGCTGGAGTTGTTGCTTGGGAAAGAGCCCTGGCCCGTCGCCCTCGAGCATCTGCAGCATTGGGGTTGCTTGGTGCTGCTCGATGACGCCCTGCAGGCGGACACTCGTTTGGTCCGACATTGTCATCAGGCCCAACGGCTTGGCGTGCCTTTGCTCACCGCTCTTGTGGCCGCAGCCTCCGACCCTGTCGCCCTCGCGGCGCGCCTGCAACTGCCCCAGCAGCAGCAGCGTGACCTTGAGGCGTTGGTGGCCATGCGCCACTGGTTGGCCCAGCAGGAGCGCCAGTCAGGGTTGGCTGGTTGGCGGGCAGCCGAATGGACGCAGGCGTTGGAGGCCCGCGCTGTTCGTCCCGATGTGGCGGCCCTGGCCGTTTGTGCCCTGCTCAGGGAGGGGGGGGCGACGGCCTGGCGGCCGCTGCTGCGCTGGTGGGGGCGCTGGCGTCATGTCAGTGCCCCGCTGTCGGCGCGCCAGCTGATCGCTCAGGGTTGGACGCCAGGGCCTGCCCTCGGGGCTGAACTGGACCGCCAGCGCCTGCAGGCGCTTCGGGCGCAGCAGCGATGA
- the selD gene encoding selenide, water dikinase SelD, protein MSGHLLLAGGGHSHALVLRRWAMQPQQRPRGLITLVNRHSTALYSGMVPGLIAGRYSRDEVAIDLRQLADQAGVILVVAEITGLDLRRRRLQLADRPALAFDQLSLDVGAISRESNESQQAIKPLEPALAYLQTQDAKRSKKEGPFRILGAGLAGVEVALALRQRWPQRPLQLIARSDHPHPNLRRALEVAQIDRLVGSNLSSDGPGLRCTGSRAPSWLERAGLPVDAQGRVQTDSSLQVIGHPFVFASGDCAVIRSSPRPPSGVWAVRAAGPLARNLEASSQGKPLQRWRPQRRALQLLGGADRNGQPTAWALWGRWLVGPHPLLWRWKQRIDRRFMERFQLQGSMRTRSEGGDAMLCRGCAAKLPAAPLETALSAAGLAHLGSAPEDAAQLTADPAGEGSGILQSVDGFPALVSDPWLNGRLTALHASSDLWACGATVQSAQAVITLPRADAGVQQWLLSQTLAGLRAALEEQGAALIGGHTLEARDSAPTDGSPSLGVQVVLTVNSAPTPRPWPKRGLQAGDVLLLSRALGTGVLFAASMAGATRPEDLDSALAQMTNSQHTMVERLRRFERSHPGELHAATDITGFGLLGHLGEMLGPPSSDDHRLQLQLDGAAIPALPGAFALLEAGHSSSLAPANRRAWSLLDGTGAQPAAVALNLGAIPTGSSKHRALLELLVDPQTCGPLLLAVGPALAEALLRDPQTDWQQIGTASPG, encoded by the coding sequence ATGAGCGGCCACCTGCTGCTGGCCGGTGGCGGCCACAGCCATGCCCTGGTGCTGCGCCGCTGGGCCATGCAGCCCCAACAGCGGCCCCGCGGACTGATCACCCTGGTCAACCGCCACAGCACCGCCCTCTATTCCGGGATGGTGCCCGGGCTGATCGCAGGCCGCTACAGCCGTGACGAGGTGGCGATCGATCTGCGCCAACTGGCCGACCAGGCCGGGGTCATCCTGGTGGTGGCCGAGATCACCGGGCTTGATCTCAGGCGACGCCGGCTTCAGCTCGCGGATCGACCGGCACTGGCCTTTGATCAACTGAGCCTGGACGTGGGCGCGATCAGCCGGGAGTCGAATGAGAGCCAGCAGGCCATCAAACCGTTGGAACCTGCCCTGGCCTATCTGCAGACGCAGGATGCCAAGCGGTCAAAAAAGGAGGGGCCCTTCCGGATCCTTGGGGCCGGCCTGGCCGGCGTCGAGGTGGCGCTCGCCTTGCGACAACGCTGGCCGCAACGCCCCCTGCAGCTCATCGCCCGTTCCGATCACCCCCACCCCAACCTGCGACGGGCCCTGGAGGTGGCGCAGATCGATCGGCTGGTCGGCTCCAACCTCAGCAGCGATGGACCCGGCTTGCGCTGCACCGGAAGCCGCGCGCCCAGCTGGTTGGAGCGAGCTGGCCTGCCGGTGGATGCCCAGGGGCGTGTGCAAACGGACTCCTCCCTGCAGGTGATCGGCCATCCCTTTGTCTTCGCCAGCGGTGATTGCGCCGTGATCCGCAGCTCCCCACGTCCCCCATCCGGCGTCTGGGCGGTGCGGGCCGCTGGCCCCCTCGCCCGCAACCTGGAAGCAAGCAGCCAAGGGAAACCGCTGCAGCGCTGGCGTCCCCAACGCCGGGCCCTGCAGCTGCTGGGAGGCGCTGATCGGAACGGACAGCCCACGGCCTGGGCCCTCTGGGGTCGCTGGCTGGTGGGCCCCCACCCGCTGCTCTGGCGCTGGAAACAACGCATCGACAGGCGCTTCATGGAACGCTTCCAGCTCCAGGGGAGCATGCGGACCCGCTCTGAAGGCGGGGACGCCATGTTGTGCCGAGGCTGCGCCGCCAAGCTGCCCGCCGCCCCCCTGGAGACTGCCCTGAGTGCAGCTGGACTCGCTCACCTTGGCAGCGCTCCAGAGGATGCCGCCCAGCTAACAGCTGACCCAGCCGGCGAAGGAAGCGGCATCTTGCAGAGCGTGGATGGCTTCCCCGCCCTGGTGAGTGACCCCTGGCTCAACGGTCGCCTCACCGCCTTGCATGCCAGCTCCGACCTCTGGGCCTGTGGAGCCACTGTGCAGAGCGCCCAGGCGGTGATCACCCTGCCCCGGGCGGATGCTGGGGTGCAGCAATGGCTCCTCAGCCAAACCCTCGCGGGTCTGCGCGCTGCCCTCGAGGAGCAGGGAGCCGCCCTGATCGGCGGTCACACGCTCGAGGCGCGGGATTCTGCACCCACAGATGGCTCCCCAAGCCTGGGGGTGCAGGTGGTGCTGACGGTGAACAGTGCACCGACCCCGCGGCCCTGGCCCAAACGGGGCCTGCAGGCCGGGGATGTGCTGCTGCTGAGCCGGGCGCTCGGCACTGGTGTGCTGTTCGCGGCGTCGATGGCTGGAGCCACCCGCCCCGAGGATCTTGATTCCGCCCTGGCCCAGATGACCAACAGCCAGCACACCATGGTGGAGAGGCTGCGCCGCTTCGAGCGCTCCCACCCCGGCGAGCTCCATGCCGCCACGGACATCACCGGGTTCGGCCTCCTGGGCCATCTCGGTGAAATGCTCGGCCCTCCCTCTTCAGATGATCACCGCTTGCAGCTCCAGCTCGATGGAGCTGCGATCCCAGCTCTACCTGGTGCTTTTGCCCTGCTGGAGGCCGGCCACAGCAGCAGCCTCGCTCCCGCCAACCGACGGGCCTGGTCGCTTCTGGATGGGACAGGGGCACAGCCCGCTGCCGTAGCGCTGAATCTGGGTGCGATCCCTACAGGGAGCAGCAAACATCGGGCCCTGCTCGAGCTACTGGTCGATCCACAAACTTGCGGCCCGCTTCTGCTTGCCGTGGGGCCTGCCCTGGCTGAAGCGTTGCTCAGGGATCCCCAGACGGACTGGCAGCAGATCGGCACTGCATCACCTGGCTGA
- the galE gene encoding UDP-glucose 4-epimerase GalE, translated as MARLLITGGAGFIGSHTCVVLLDAGHDLTVLDDFSNSAPEALQRVAELAGVQIRNGSGSGRLQLIEGDIRNGCALNQLFATASAKGEPLTGVIHFAGLKAVGESVQDPLRYWDVNVNGTRALLAAMESHGCHTLVFSSSATLYGYPSQVPIPESAPVQPINPYGHTKAAVERMLHDLSAAAPDRWRIACLRYFNPVGAHPSGRIGEAPNGIPNNLFPYLCQVAVKRRPKLSVFGGDWPTPDGTCIRDYIHVMDLAEGHRAALETLVSESPQVLTLNLGSGQGASVLDVIRAFEEASGRTIAFEITERRPGDAAVTVADPTAAWQRLGWRTQRSLADICRDGWIWQQGNPEGYDLDAEAP; from the coding sequence ATGGCCCGTCTTCTGATCACCGGAGGTGCCGGATTTATCGGCAGTCACACCTGTGTGGTGCTGCTGGATGCCGGTCACGACCTCACGGTGCTGGATGACTTCAGCAACAGCGCGCCGGAAGCCTTGCAAAGGGTGGCCGAACTGGCGGGCGTGCAGATCCGGAATGGCAGCGGGAGCGGCCGGCTGCAGCTGATTGAAGGCGACATTCGGAACGGTTGCGCTCTCAACCAGCTGTTTGCAACGGCCTCTGCCAAGGGTGAGCCCCTGACAGGGGTGATTCATTTCGCTGGCCTCAAAGCGGTGGGGGAGTCGGTGCAAGACCCTCTGCGCTATTGGGATGTGAATGTGAATGGGACCCGGGCGCTGCTGGCGGCCATGGAGAGTCATGGATGTCACACCCTGGTGTTCAGCAGCAGCGCCACCCTTTATGGGTATCCCAGCCAGGTGCCGATTCCGGAATCAGCTCCGGTGCAACCGATCAATCCCTACGGCCACACCAAGGCTGCTGTGGAGAGGATGTTGCATGACTTGAGCGCCGCAGCTCCCGACCGCTGGCGAATCGCATGTCTGCGTTACTTCAATCCGGTGGGCGCCCACCCCTCCGGACGCATCGGCGAAGCACCCAACGGGATTCCCAACAATCTCTTTCCCTATCTCTGCCAGGTGGCGGTTAAGCGTCGCCCGAAACTCTCGGTGTTCGGTGGCGACTGGCCAACCCCCGATGGGACTTGCATCCGCGATTACATCCATGTCATGGACCTGGCCGAGGGCCATCGCGCCGCTCTAGAGACGCTTGTCTCTGAGTCACCCCAGGTCCTCACCCTCAACCTGGGCAGCGGCCAGGGGGCCTCGGTGCTTGACGTCATCCGCGCCTTTGAGGAAGCCTCCGGCCGAACGATTGCCTTCGAGATCACTGAACGACGGCCTGGTGATGCAGCCGTGACCGTTGCAGATCCCACGGCGGCCTGGCAGCGGCTCGGCTGGCGCACCCAACGCAGCCTCGCAGACATCTGCCGCGACGGCTGGATCTGGCAGCAGGGCAACCCCGAGGGATACGACCTCGACGCTGAGGCCCCATGA
- the hisS gene encoding histidine--tRNA ligase, protein MSQLQSLRGMVDLLPEQTRRWQAVEAVARDHFRRAGIEEIRTPLLEVTELFARGIGEETDVVGKEMYSFLDRGERSCTLRPEGTASAVRAAVQHGLLSQGAQKLWYAGPMFRYERPQAGRQRQFHQIGVECLGVSSARSDVEVIALAWDLLAALGVQGLELEINSLGTPEDRLRYRNQLVAWLEARVDQLDSDSQERLATNPLRILDSKNKATQALLVDAPTLLEALSPESASRFEQVQELLSQLGIPFQVNTRLVRGLDYYGHTAFEITSDQLGAQATVCGGGRYDGLVEQLGGPATPAIGWALGMERLLLVLEAAAQADPEGPAARLTAPTPPTVYLVNRGEAAESAALGVARSLRQLGLSVELDGSGAAFGKQFKRADRSGAAWAVVIGDEEAAAGVLRLKPLLREGEEQRLALNAPSELAEALRQAEQR, encoded by the coding sequence GTGAGTCAGCTGCAGAGCCTGCGCGGCATGGTCGACCTGCTGCCGGAGCAGACCCGCCGCTGGCAGGCGGTGGAAGCCGTCGCTCGGGACCACTTCCGTCGTGCTGGTATCGAAGAGATCCGCACCCCTCTGCTTGAGGTCACCGAATTGTTTGCCCGTGGCATTGGTGAAGAGACCGATGTGGTGGGTAAGGAGATGTATTCCTTCCTCGATCGCGGTGAGCGTTCCTGCACCTTGCGGCCGGAGGGAACAGCCTCCGCAGTGCGGGCGGCGGTGCAGCACGGTCTGCTGAGCCAGGGCGCCCAGAAGCTTTGGTACGCCGGGCCGATGTTCCGCTATGAGCGTCCCCAGGCAGGGCGGCAACGCCAGTTTCACCAGATCGGCGTGGAGTGCCTAGGGGTGAGCAGTGCCCGCAGTGACGTGGAGGTGATCGCTTTGGCCTGGGATCTGCTCGCCGCCCTTGGCGTGCAGGGCCTGGAGCTGGAGATCAACAGCCTTGGCACCCCTGAGGATCGTCTGCGCTACCGCAACCAGCTGGTGGCGTGGCTGGAGGCGCGGGTGGATCAGCTCGACTCTGATTCACAAGAACGGCTGGCGACCAACCCCCTGCGCATCCTCGACAGTAAAAACAAAGCCACTCAGGCTCTTTTGGTCGATGCTCCCACCCTGCTCGAGGCCCTCAGCCCGGAGAGTGCGTCGCGGTTCGAGCAGGTGCAAGAGCTGCTCAGCCAGCTGGGGATCCCGTTTCAGGTCAACACTCGGCTGGTCCGTGGCCTCGACTACTACGGCCATACCGCCTTCGAGATCACCAGCGATCAGCTTGGTGCCCAGGCCACCGTCTGCGGGGGCGGCCGCTACGACGGCCTGGTGGAGCAGCTGGGCGGCCCGGCAACCCCCGCGATCGGTTGGGCCCTTGGGATGGAGCGGCTGCTGCTGGTGCTTGAGGCTGCGGCCCAAGCGGATCCTGAGGGCCCTGCTGCTCGGCTCACGGCCCCGACGCCTCCCACGGTGTATCTGGTGAACCGCGGTGAGGCGGCGGAGTCCGCTGCCCTGGGCGTGGCCCGCAGCCTGCGTCAGCTTGGCCTGTCCGTTGAGCTCGATGGCTCCGGTGCCGCCTTCGGAAAGCAGTTCAAACGAGCCGACCGCAGTGGTGCGGCCTGGGCCGTGGTGATCGGCGATGAAGAAGCGGCCGCCGGTGTGCTCCGTCTCAAGCCCTTGCTTCGGGAGGGTGAGGAGCAACGCTTGGCCTTGAACGCACCGTCTGAGCTGGCTGAAGCTCTACGCCAAGCCGAACAGCGATAA
- a CDS encoding nucleotide sugar dehydrogenase, with protein sequence MTATSIRSICCIGAGYVGGPTMAVIADRCPDVQVTVVDINQARIDAWNDEDLTRLPVYEPGLDAVVGRARGRNLHFSTAVEGAIAAADMVFISVNTPTKTKGLGAGQASDLRWVEACARTVARAAKGHTIVVEKSTLPVRTAEAVKAILSAASTEGGERSFSVLSNPEFLAEGTAIPDLESPDRVLIGGEHPEAIDALAQVYGQWVPQERILRTNLWSSELSKLTANAFLAQRISSINSIAALCEATGADVREVGRAIGTDSRIGPKFLNAGPGFGGSCFQKDILNLVYLCRHFGLPEVADYWESVVNLNTWQQHRIARIVVQKLFGTVTGKRLAILGFAFKADTNDTREAPAIRIARDLLEEGAQLAIHDPKVEPEQIERDLNLPASEAPDAEAGPTRAALSGEGTWWSSAEVADAVAGADAVLILTEWKHYRQLNWDQLAPLLRKPAWVFDARAVVDPAAVAASGLKLWRVGDGDA encoded by the coding sequence ATGACCGCCACCTCCATCCGCTCCATCTGCTGCATCGGTGCCGGTTACGTCGGAGGCCCGACCATGGCGGTGATTGCGGACCGCTGCCCCGACGTGCAGGTGACCGTCGTCGATATCAACCAGGCCCGCATCGATGCCTGGAACGATGAAGACCTGACTCGCCTACCGGTCTACGAGCCGGGGCTTGATGCTGTGGTCGGCCGTGCCCGTGGCCGCAATCTGCACTTCTCCACCGCTGTCGAGGGGGCGATCGCCGCTGCAGACATGGTGTTCATTTCCGTGAACACTCCCACCAAGACCAAGGGCCTGGGCGCTGGTCAGGCCAGTGACCTGCGTTGGGTGGAAGCCTGCGCCCGTACGGTCGCCAGGGCTGCCAAGGGTCACACGATCGTGGTGGAGAAGAGCACCCTTCCGGTGCGCACGGCGGAGGCGGTGAAAGCGATCCTTAGCGCCGCCAGCACCGAGGGCGGCGAGCGCAGCTTCTCCGTGCTTTCCAATCCCGAATTCCTGGCGGAGGGCACCGCGATTCCTGATCTTGAATCGCCGGACCGGGTTCTGATCGGTGGCGAACACCCTGAGGCGATTGATGCACTTGCCCAGGTGTATGGGCAGTGGGTGCCTCAGGAGCGCATTCTGCGCACCAATCTCTGGAGTAGTGAACTCTCCAAACTCACGGCCAATGCCTTTCTGGCTCAGCGCATCAGCTCAATCAATTCGATCGCTGCCCTCTGTGAAGCCACCGGTGCTGATGTGCGGGAGGTCGGCCGTGCCATCGGCACTGACAGCCGAATCGGCCCCAAGTTTCTCAATGCAGGCCCTGGTTTCGGAGGGAGCTGCTTCCAGAAGGACATTCTGAATCTGGTATATCTCTGTCGCCATTTCGGGCTTCCCGAGGTGGCGGACTACTGGGAATCAGTGGTCAACCTCAACACCTGGCAACAGCACAGGATCGCTCGCATCGTGGTGCAGAAACTGTTTGGCACTGTCACGGGCAAGCGACTGGCCATTCTTGGTTTTGCCTTCAAGGCCGACACCAACGACACCCGCGAAGCTCCGGCGATTCGGATTGCCCGTGACCTGTTGGAGGAAGGCGCGCAGTTGGCGATTCACGACCCCAAGGTTGAGCCAGAGCAGATCGAGCGCGACTTGAATCTCCCAGCTAGTGAGGCCCCCGATGCTGAGGCAGGACCCACTCGGGCCGCCCTCAGTGGTGAAGGGACCTGGTGGAGCAGTGCCGAAGTGGCTGATGCAGTGGCTGGAGCTGATGCCGTGCTGATCCTCACCGAGTGGAAGCACTACCGCCAGCTCAACTGGGATCAGCTTGCCCCTCTGCTGCGGAAGCCCGCCTGGGTGTTTGATGCTCGCGCTGTTGTTGATCCTGCAGCGGTGGCTGCTTCAGGATTGAAGCTTTGGCGTGTGGGAGACGGCGACGCGTGA
- a CDS encoding NAD-dependent epimerase — translation MTGIPAATGAAAVRRPILVTGAAGFIGAALCQRLLERGDRVIGIDNLNSYYDPALKRARLAEVEAVAQAAGTGSWRFEPIALEDAEALMALFAAERPAVVVNLAAQAGVRYSLENPAAYIQSNLVGLGNILEGCRHHGVDNLVYASSSSVYGGNRNLPFHERQPVNHPVSLYAASKKANELMAHTYSHLYGLPATGLRFFTVYGPWGRPDMAPMLFAKAILAGEPIKVFNHGKMQRDFTYIDDIVEGVLRCCDKPATANPNFDALNPDPATAAAPHRVFNIGNSQPTELLRFIEVMEQALGRKAIKDFQPMQPGDVVATAADTAALESWVGFRPSTPIEEGVDRFARWYREFYRV, via the coding sequence GTGACAGGGATTCCTGCTGCCACAGGGGCCGCCGCCGTCCGTCGACCCATTCTCGTGACTGGTGCCGCAGGTTTCATCGGTGCCGCCCTCTGCCAGCGCCTGCTGGAGCGCGGCGATCGGGTCATCGGCATCGACAATCTCAACAGCTACTACGACCCGGCCCTCAAGCGCGCTCGCCTCGCTGAGGTAGAGGCTGTTGCGCAAGCAGCGGGCACCGGCAGCTGGCGCTTTGAACCCATCGCTCTCGAGGATGCTGAGGCGCTCATGGCTCTGTTCGCTGCGGAGCGCCCGGCTGTGGTCGTCAATCTCGCCGCCCAGGCCGGCGTGCGTTATTCGCTCGAGAATCCTGCCGCTTACATCCAGAGCAATCTGGTGGGCTTGGGGAACATCCTGGAGGGCTGCCGCCATCACGGCGTCGACAACCTGGTGTATGCCTCGAGCAGTTCGGTGTATGGCGGCAACCGCAACCTGCCCTTCCATGAGCGCCAGCCGGTGAATCACCCGGTGAGCCTCTATGCGGCTAGTAAGAAAGCCAATGAGTTGATGGCTCACACCTACAGCCATCTCTACGGCTTACCTGCAACCGGCCTCCGTTTTTTCACTGTGTATGGCCCTTGGGGCCGACCCGACATGGCGCCGATGCTGTTCGCCAAGGCGATTCTGGCTGGCGAACCGATCAAAGTTTTCAACCACGGCAAGATGCAGCGGGATTTCACCTACATCGATGACATCGTGGAAGGGGTCCTGCGCTGCTGCGACAAGCCCGCCACCGCGAATCCCAACTTTGATGCGTTGAATCCTGATCCCGCCACGGCGGCGGCCCCCCACCGGGTGTTCAATATCGGCAACAGTCAGCCCACCGAATTGCTGCGGTTCATCGAGGTGATGGAGCAGGCCCTGGGGCGTAAGGCGATCAAGGATTTCCAGCCGATGCAGCCGGGTGATGTGGTGGCAACAGCTGCTGATACTGCCGCTTTGGAGTCATGGGTGGGGTTCAGGCCTTCAACACCCATTGAGGAGGGTGTTGATCGCTTTGCCCGTTGGTATCGCGAGTTTTACAGGGTTTAG
- a CDS encoding photosystem II reaction center protein J, producing MSGKKSNLPDGRIPDRLPDGRPAVAWRSRWTEGVLPLWLVATAGGMAVIFVVGLFFYGSYTGVGSA from the coding sequence ATGAGCGGCAAGAAATCCAACCTGCCTGACGGTCGTATTCCCGACCGCCTTCCCGACGGTCGCCCAGCTGTTGCCTGGCGCTCCCGCTGGACCGAAGGCGTGCTTCCCCTCTGGCTCGTCGCCACAGCCGGTGGCATGGCGGTGATCTTTGTGGTGGGCCTGTTCTTCTACGGTTCCTACACCGGCGTCGGTTCCGCCTGA
- a CDS encoding photosystem II reaction center protein L: MQRNPNPNNLPVELNRTSLYLGLLLVFTTGVLFSSYFFN; the protein is encoded by the coding sequence ATGCAGCGCAATCCCAATCCGAACAACCTGCCGGTGGAACTCAACCGCACCAGCCTCTACCTGGGGCTGTTGCTGGTGTTCACCACCGGGGTTCTGTTCTCCAGCTACTTCTTCAACTGA
- the psbF gene encoding cytochrome b559 subunit beta, which produces MTQTPATSTPRNYPIFTVRWLALHTLGVPTVFFLGALAAMQFIRR; this is translated from the coding sequence ATGACGCAGACTCCCGCCACCTCCACGCCGCGCAACTACCCGATCTTCACGGTGCGCTGGCTCGCTTTGCACACCCTGGGCGTTCCCACGGTGTTCTTCCTTGGCGCCCTGGCTGCCATGCAGTTCATCCGCCGCTGA
- the psbE gene encoding cytochrome b559 subunit alpha, whose protein sequence is MAAGSTGERPFFEIITSIRYWVIHAVTLPAIFLAGFLFVSTGLAYDAFGTPRPDAYFQASESKAPVVSQRYEGKSQLDVRLK, encoded by the coding sequence ATGGCTGCCGGCTCCACCGGGGAACGCCCGTTTTTTGAGATCATCACCAGCATTCGCTACTGGGTGATCCACGCCGTGACCCTGCCCGCGATCTTCCTCGCTGGGTTCCTGTTCGTGTCCACCGGCCTCGCTTACGACGCCTTCGGAACACCTCGCCCAGACGCCTATTTCCAGGCATCTGAGAGCAAGGCTCCGGTTGTGAGCCAGCGCTATGAAGGCAAGTCCCAGCTTGACGTTCGCCTGAAATAA
- a CDS encoding photosynthesis system II assembly factor Ycf48, protein MKRLLAPLFNLLLVACIGFGLGGCVSTRLAAAETSPWQPIDLHTQANPLDVAFTDSNHGFLVGSNRMILETNDGGSSWSERSLDLPEEENFRLISIDFDGDDGWIAGQPGLLMHSSDGGSNWTRLFLDTKLPGEPYLITALGPDSAELATNVGAVYRTRDGGGSWEAEVSDAAGAVRDLRRSDDGRYVSVSSLGNFYASWDPGQDVWQVHQRVSSQRLQSIGFQPDGRLWMLARGAQIRFNSEQGDNESWSKPVIPITNGYGYMDLAWTPDGTIWAGGGNGTLLLSRDGGDSWQRDPVGAEQPSNFTRFETADGKAFLLGERGILLRWQG, encoded by the coding sequence ATGAAGCGACTGCTTGCTCCCCTCTTCAACCTGCTGCTGGTGGCCTGCATCGGCTTCGGTCTCGGCGGCTGTGTCTCCACTCGTCTCGCTGCAGCGGAGACCAGCCCCTGGCAACCGATCGATCTGCACACCCAGGCCAACCCCCTGGATGTGGCGTTCACCGATTCCAACCATGGCTTCCTGGTGGGAAGCAACCGGATGATCCTGGAAACCAACGATGGCGGCAGCAGCTGGAGTGAGCGCAGCCTCGATCTGCCTGAAGAGGAAAATTTCCGACTGATCAGCATCGATTTCGATGGCGATGACGGCTGGATCGCTGGCCAGCCCGGCCTACTGATGCACAGCAGCGATGGTGGCAGCAACTGGACCCGCCTCTTCCTGGACACGAAGCTGCCAGGTGAGCCCTATCTGATCACGGCTCTTGGACCCGACAGCGCCGAGCTCGCCACCAACGTGGGCGCCGTGTATCGCACCCGTGATGGAGGCGGGAGCTGGGAGGCCGAGGTGAGCGACGCGGCCGGTGCCGTGCGCGATCTGCGCCGCAGTGACGACGGCCGCTATGTGAGTGTGAGCAGCCTGGGCAATTTCTACGCCAGCTGGGATCCCGGCCAGGACGTGTGGCAGGTGCACCAGCGGGTAAGCAGCCAGCGGCTGCAGAGCATCGGCTTCCAGCCCGACGGCCGCCTGTGGATGCTGGCCCGCGGCGCCCAGATCCGCTTCAACAGCGAGCAGGGCGACAACGAAAGCTGGAGCAAGCCGGTGATCCCCATCACCAACGGCTATGGCTACATGGATTTGGCCTGGACGCCTGACGGCACGATCTGGGCCGGAGGCGGCAACGGCACGCTGCTGCTGAGCCGCGATGGCGGCGACAGCTGGCAAAGGGACCCTGTGGGTGCAGAGCAACCCTCCAACTTCACTCGCTTTGAAACCGCTGATGGCAAGGCCTTCCTGCTCGGCGAGCGCGGCATCCTGCTGCGCTGGCAGGGTTGA
- a CDS encoding rubredoxin encodes MVSDESTAPEPLSERAASEQAVSEQGAAGSEGEQPVAETSDPRTHRFECRSCGYVYDPDEGVKKLGIATGTAFEDLDAIRFRCPVCRSKVGAFRDIGPRSKASGFEENLNYGLGVNRLTPGQKNVLIFGSLALAFAFFLSLYSLR; translated from the coding sequence ATGGTGAGCGACGAGAGCACAGCTCCAGAACCCTTGTCCGAACGGGCGGCCTCTGAACAGGCTGTTTCTGAACAGGGGGCCGCTGGTTCTGAAGGGGAGCAACCTGTCGCCGAAACCAGCGACCCACGCACCCACCGCTTCGAATGCCGCAGCTGCGGTTACGTCTACGACCCGGATGAGGGTGTCAAAAAGTTGGGGATTGCCACCGGTACCGCCTTCGAGGATCTCGATGCGATCCGCTTCCGCTGCCCGGTGTGCCGCAGCAAGGTGGGCGCCTTCCGGGACATCGGCCCCCGCTCCAAAGCCAGCGGCTTCGAGGAGAACCTCAACTACGGGCTCGGTGTGAACCGACTCACCCCCGGCCAAAAGAATGTGTTGATCTTCGGCAGCCTTGCCCTCGCCTTCGCCTTCTTCCTCTCGCTTTACTCCCTGCGCTGA